The window GCAGCTTTGTTGGTAAACGTTATTGCCAACACTTTCTGAAATCGAAAAATATCTTCAGATTGTAATAAAATCTTTAAATATTCTTTTACTAATGTAAAGGTTTTTCCGCTTCCTGCGGATGCGTTATAAACTTGAAAAGTTGATGGTTGTTGCAATTGATTTATTTTAGTGCAAAATAGACTTTTTAGAATCAAGAGACAAGAATCAAGAAAAAGAAAAGCAGAACTTCAACTAATGAAATTCTTCTTTTAAAATATTTATATGAACACATTGTGTTCTTCTAACCTAAACCTACATCTAAAGACATCATTACTATAAATCCGCCAATAAAACCAAGCGTGGCAATATCTGTGTATTTATCTCTTTGTGTTTCAGGAATTACTTCTTCAACAACCACAAAAATCATTGCTCCTGCTGCAAAAGCTAATGCATACGGTAAAATTGGTGTGAAAAATGAAACTGCTAAAGCTCCCAGGACCGCAGCTACAGGTTCTACAATTGCTGATAGTTGTCCATACCAAAAACTTTTAAACCTACTAACTCCTTGTCTTCTTAAAGGCATTGCAACGGCAAAACCTTCTGGAAAATTCTGAATTCCAATACCAATTGCCAACGAAATTGCAGCGATAATCATTTCAGTTTGCTCCACACCAACCAACGTTGATGCTGCTCCAAAAAGTACCCCAACCGCTAAACCTTCTGGAATATTATGCAACGTAATTGCCAACACTAATAAGGTAGTTTTGTGCCACTCCGTTTTTACACCTTCTGCCTCTTCTTCCTTAAAATTAATGTGTAAATGCGGTAGAATTTTATCCATTCCAAAAAGCGCTAAAGCTCCTAAACCGAACCCAATTGCCGAAGGTATAACCTTCATAAAACCTTCTCCTGGACTGTTTTCTATTGCTGGAGCCAATAAACTCCAAAAACTTGCAGCAACCATTACTCCTCCAGTAAAACCTAACATTCCGTCCAAGACAGCTCTGTTCATTTTCTTAAAAAAGAAAACTAAACTTGCACCTAAAGCGGTTAATCCCCAAGTAAAAAGGGAAGCATATAATGCTGCCCAAATGGGATTTTCTTTCGCAAAATCTACTAATTGATCAAATGTACTCATTGTTTTTTAATATATAAATTGTTTGCTATTTTGTTTGAAATAGATAATTTCTTATCATTTATTTTTATTGATAAAGAGTCATCAAAAGGCTCTTTTTCTATAATTGTTATTTGTTGCCCCAAAGCGATGCCTTGTTTGTCTAAAAAACGTAAAAATTCAGAAGATGAATCGTTTACACCAACTAAAATTCCGATTTCATCTTTAGTTAAAACTGACAATAAACTTTTTTCAATAGTTTGTAAATTACCTTCTTTGTCTGGAATTGGATCTCCATGTGGATCATGTGTCGGAAAATCTAACAAAGCATCTAATTCATCAATTAATTTTTGCGA of the Tenacibaculum todarodis genome contains:
- a CDS encoding ZIP family metal transporter, which codes for MSTFDQLVDFAKENPIWAALYASLFTWGLTALGASLVFFFKKMNRAVLDGMLGFTGGVMVAASFWSLLAPAIENSPGEGFMKVIPSAIGFGLGALALFGMDKILPHLHINFKEEEAEGVKTEWHKTTLLVLAITLHNIPEGLAVGVLFGAASTLVGVEQTEMIIAAISLAIGIGIQNFPEGFAVAMPLRRQGVSRFKSFWYGQLSAIVEPVAAVLGALAVSFFTPILPYALAFAAGAMIFVVVEEVIPETQRDKYTDIATLGFIGGFIVMMSLDVGLG
- a CDS encoding metal-dependent transcriptional regulator codes for the protein MFTQSEENYIKAIYHLAAISEKGISTNAIAKKLDTKASSVTDMIKKLSDKEVVIYKKYQGVTLTDFGKKTAANIVRKHRLWEVFLVEKLNFSWDEVHDVAEQLEHIKSQKLIDELDALLDFPTHDPHGDPIPDKEGNLQTIEKSLLSVLTKDEIGILVGVNDSSSEFLRFLDKQGIALGQQITIIEKEPFDDSLSIKINDKKLSISNKIANNLYIKKQ